CTGTAGTTTGTTTGatattgcaaaattttcttaatttccaAGTTTTGGTTGTTTATGAAATTTCTATATAACTTAGAATTATCATGTTGGTTGTATTCATTTGATAATAACTTAGCTTTGTAATTAGTAGATTGTGGTTTTGGGAGTCTGGTATGTAGTTTGGAATTGGActgtgcttttcttttcttttcctgagGTGCAGATTCCTCTGTGGTTAGCTACTAAAAATGTTATAGTTTCTTTGTacttagttttgttttgtgctGTGTGCTATTTGTTTTTGGATATCAAAGTTGATTTCTAATTTATTCATATATGTTTTggaatgttaatttatttagataTGTGAAGTGGAGAGTCAACAAATGGATGCTCCTGCTATTGAAAATCTAGATGTAATAGTTAATATTGATGAGAATGAAgaatctataaaaaataatgatgccAAGCTTGCAGAAAAtccatttcaaaaaaagaaaaggaagaggacTTCTGTGATTTGGAATgactttaatgaaattattcTTCTTGATGGAACAAAAAAGGTTCAATATATTCACTGTCTTAAAAGACTTGCCTACAATAATAATGGTGCAACAACATAATACCATAGGCACTTGAAAGGTTGTCTAAGTCGTAAACTAGCTgataagaaacaaaaacagttaGTTGTAAATGAAGGTGGGGTGGAAAGTGAGGTGGCAATAGCAAACTTTAAGTATGACCATGCCAAGGTCAAGGAAAAGGCTTCACATATGATCCTTACGCATGAATACCCTTTTAATATGATAGAGCATtagttttttaatgtttttatgaaAACTGCTACTccattttaccaaaaaatttcacataataCTACAAGGAATGATTGCATTTCTACTTTTGAGTTGGAGAAGAATAAATTGAAAACTATGCTTGGTAGTGTCAATAAAGTTAGCCTTAATGTGGATTTTTAGAAATCTGGACAAAAAGTTAGGTATATGTGTCTCACTTGTCATTTTGTCGACTCTAGTTGGAAATTACAAAAGcgaattataaatttttgtcaTGTGCCACCTCCACATTCTGGAATTGTAATTTCTAATACTATCTTTAAGTCTTTGCTTGATTGGGGGCTTAAAAACAAGGTGTATACAATAACCTGGGACAATGCTAATAACAATAATGTGGCTGTAAGAATTTTGAACGATGCTATCAAAAGGAAGCTCATACTGGGTGGCAAGATCTTTCATGTATGTTGCTGTGCACATATCATTAATTTGTTGGTACAAGAGGGGTTGAGTGAGATTGAAATGGTGATTGAAAATATCTGTGAAAGTGTGAAGTATCTAATTGCATCAAAAGCTCGTCTTATAAAGTTTGGTAGGATTGCAAAGCAATTGCAATTACCTTCCAAGAAGTTGATCTTAGATTGTCCCACATGTTGGAATGCAACATATGTAATGTTGGCTGCTGCCTTGGAGTTTAGAGAGGTGTTCTTTAGGTGTAATGATAGAGATGTCGGGTATAACTGGAAACCTAGTGAGGAAGATTGAGATAGGACAGAATATGTgtgcaattttttattagtttttgaaGAAGTCACAAATGTCATATCAAGAAGTGAATATCCAACTTCAAATATATTCCTTCTTGAGGTTTGGAAGATAAAAGAAGTTTTAAATGAGAAGTCACTTGATGAAAATGATTTCATTAAAGCTATGGCATGAAAGATGAAGTTAAAGTTTGACAAATATTGGGGTGAATGCAACTTTGTAATGGCTATAGTTGCTATGTTAGATCCTCAGTTCAAAATGACTTTGATAAACTTTTCCTTTCTAAAGATCTATCAAGAGTTTGAAGTAGTTAGAAACATTAGTCGTGTTCATGATTCCTTATATGAACTTTATAATGAATATGTTGTAGACTATACTTCAAGCAATGTTGGACAAAGTCCATCTAAATCCACTGAAGGTAGTAGTAGAGTTAGTGGCAataattcaaagtttaaaactAGAGGTAGAATGAAGTTTGATCAATTTGTTAGAAATGCCGATAACATACAACTAGCAAAATCAGATTTGGATGTGTACTTGGAAGAAAGAGTTTTTTTATGTGCTGATGATTTAGACTTAGACTTTGATGCTTTGGAGTGGTGGAAGGCTAATAgcctaaaattttgtattttctcaAAGATAGCATCTGACATACTTTCCATCTCCATCATCACAATAGCTTCAGAATCTGCATTCTCTACAAGAGGTAGAGTAATTGATGTGTATTGAGcttctttatcatcaaaaaaTGTACAAGCTTTACTTTGTGGAGGTGATTGGGTTCGACCTCTTTACAAAACTAAGAAACAATTAAAAGTAAGTGTTCatcatatttattaattattttctgaaaaataacttaatttcttttaatttttgtctatTGTAACATAGACTTAGAATCTAAAGcttctaatttgttttttttttttttttttttttttttttttttttgtgtaggtTGATTCGAGGTCTACTAGCATCACGGAGATAGCCATACCTTCTCCAAAATAATGTTATCTTAAGTGTATTgtttagtatgtgtgtgtgtcttttattttcattaaatgttttttttatagttctttttttttttttaataattttcttgaaagCTTATATTTGCTTTTACATGCAGTTGGAAGGATAATGAGTCGAaggattttgttgttgtggatgatagtttttttgtgtttgaagaGGGTGTAATTGGTATGTGCGTTGTTATTTGATAATACTCttttatatctataattttcttatatttgcaAAGGACATGTTATGTTGATATAATGCATATTGATAATATAGCTATAATAATGTAAGTTGATTTTCTCTTAATATGCTGAATATTAACTATAATTATcatcttctcctataatttctaatgtctttttattatttttggttgttttgtatGCAGGTTGTTGGTTTTCTAATCGGGTTCATATTAAAGGCCTTTTGGTGGAATATATTCCTAGATTTGTGAAGGAtagatagtttttgtttttttaaaaaataaatattctttttgttaaTGGCATGGTGTTTAGCATATGATAACTTAGCATATGCTGATATAGATGCTTttgaaatggtttttttttttttttttgaagattatAGTTGCACAGATGACAAATGTGgatttaagaattttattttgaacaagtATTAAAGCTATAGACAAGGAAGTATGAGTGGAtagatttaattatgtaaagcTCTAATTTGAGCAATTGCTAATCACAAGTGGAATTAGAAGCATGAACAAATGggtatattattttcttatttttgtttacttgaTTGTTGGAGATTTGAGCAGATGTGAGCatcccaaacaaaaaaaccttGACTTGAGCTCGAGTTTAAGCTTGATATTAAGCTCGAGcttgacttaattaatttatcaagcTAAGCCAAGCCAAACTCAAGCATTTTGTTTTCCCATGAGCTCGAGTTCAAACATTGTATACTATGGTGAGAGAGGCTATGAACGTTTTGGAGGATGGAGGTAGAGAGCGAAGATGGTAGTGATACCAAATACTACACCGAATCTAGAGCTGTTGTTGGAGCTCTTTGCACACCCACTAGAACCCTTAGATTACATAATGATTTGGTAAATACCAGACTCTAAATCCTCTTTGCTAGCATCAAACTCATTCAAATCTAGGACTTGTTCATTTGTTGCAAAGAGATATAGGGCAGATTTGGTGGAATTTCTTGACctcatgagagagagagctgatcaattctttgtgaaaatttggggaaaagaaagaaactgatgataaaagagagaaagattaaGGCTTCTCAAAGAAACTTCGGTCTTTCCAAGAGAGCCTAAGAGTTTTAAGCTATAAACTGCAGAAGATAAACATTGACTCATTAAGTGGTAGCCgagaatttcaatttgaatagaactaaattgcatttttttttttttttttgaataacaGAACTGAATTGTGAAGTTTAGGCAA
This genomic stretch from Quercus lobata isolate SW786 chromosome 3, ValleyOak3.0 Primary Assembly, whole genome shotgun sequence harbors:
- the LOC115981111 gene encoding zinc finger BED domain-containing protein RICESLEEPER 2-like codes for the protein MCLTCHFVDSSWKLQKRIINFCHVPPPHSGIVISNTIFKSLLDWGLKNKVYTITWDNANNNNVAVRILNDAIKRKLILGGKIFHVCCCAHIINLLVQEGLSEIEMVIENICESVKYLIASKARLIKFGRIAKQLQLPSKKLILDCPTCWNATYVMLAAALEFREVFFRCNDRDVGYNWKPSEED